A single genomic interval of uncultured Pseudodesulfovibrio sp. harbors:
- a CDS encoding acyl-CoA thioesterase → MEPKSAHDSEIIMTHLVLPQDANPAGNLHGGVILKHIDTAGGVVAKKHSRGNVVTVSIDRMAFKEPAYMGELLTFKASLNYVGRSSMEIGVRVEAENLRTGEVRHTNSAYLTYVALDEDSRPTPVPPLRLETPTAERRFKEAEFRRKRRQVERELEAADSRE, encoded by the coding sequence ATGGAACCGAAATCCGCCCATGATTCGGAAATAATAATGACGCACCTCGTCCTGCCGCAGGACGCCAACCCGGCAGGCAACCTGCACGGCGGCGTCATACTCAAGCACATCGACACCGCGGGCGGCGTGGTTGCGAAAAAACATTCGCGCGGCAACGTGGTCACCGTGTCCATCGACCGTATGGCATTCAAGGAACCCGCCTACATGGGCGAACTGCTGACCTTCAAGGCGAGCCTCAACTACGTGGGCCGTTCCAGCATGGAAATCGGTGTGCGCGTGGAAGCCGAAAACCTGCGTACCGGCGAAGTGCGGCACACCAACTCCGCCTACCTGACATACGTGGCCCTCGACGAAGACAGCAGGCCGACTCCGGTTCCGCCGTTGCGACTGGAGACCCCCACGGCAGAGCGCCGTTTCAAGGAAGCCGAGTTCCGCCGCAAGAGACGACAGGTGGAACGAGAGCTGGAAGCTGCGGATTCTCGGGAATAG
- a CDS encoding cyclic 2,3-diphosphoglycerate synthase: protein MTEKVIIMGAAGRDFHNFNVYFRDNERYEVVCFTATQIPDIEGRCYPAELAGRLYPEGIPIHSDERLREEILENGVDLVMFSYSDIRHEEVMHKASIVTAAGADFMIAGAPYTMIEAEKPIVSVCAVRTGCGKSQTSREAVRVLKDMGLRVVTIRHPMPYGDLMKQVVQRYEKYEDFEKHHCTIEEREEYEPVIAMGSVVFAGVDYGKVLKAAEKEADVIVWDGGNNDTPFYKPDLNIVVFDPHRAGHELTYHPGETNMRMCDVAIINKVDSASPEDVATVKHNIERNNPGALIIEANSEVTVDEPDAIRGKRVLVIEDGPTLTHGEMKYGAGMIAAQRFGAADMVDPRPYLKGTLKQTFETYPDIGPLLPAMGYSKQQVRDLEATINATDCDVVISATPIDITGLLKVEKPLVRVHYRYRDNSSPTLETVLREQFG, encoded by the coding sequence ATGACCGAAAAAGTTATTATCATGGGCGCGGCAGGGCGTGATTTTCATAATTTCAACGTCTATTTCCGGGACAATGAGCGGTATGAGGTGGTGTGTTTCACGGCCACGCAGATACCGGACATTGAGGGGCGGTGTTATCCGGCTGAACTGGCCGGGAGGCTGTATCCTGAAGGCATTCCGATTCATTCGGATGAACGGCTGCGGGAGGAGATACTGGAGAACGGCGTTGATCTGGTGATGTTCTCGTATTCGGACATCCGGCATGAAGAGGTGATGCACAAGGCGTCGATAGTGACGGCGGCGGGTGCGGACTTCATGATCGCGGGCGCGCCGTATACCATGATCGAGGCGGAGAAACCTATCGTGTCGGTCTGTGCTGTCAGGACGGGCTGCGGCAAATCGCAGACCAGCCGCGAGGCCGTGCGGGTGCTGAAGGACATGGGCTTGCGGGTCGTGACGATCCGGCATCCCATGCCGTACGGTGATTTGATGAAACAGGTGGTGCAGCGATACGAGAAGTATGAAGATTTCGAAAAGCATCACTGCACCATCGAGGAACGCGAGGAATACGAACCCGTGATCGCCATGGGATCGGTCGTTTTCGCTGGAGTGGATTACGGAAAGGTGCTGAAGGCGGCTGAAAAGGAAGCTGACGTGATCGTGTGGGACGGCGGCAACAATGACACGCCGTTCTACAAACCGGACCTAAATATCGTGGTATTTGATCCTCACCGGGCAGGGCATGAGCTGACATACCATCCCGGCGAAACCAACATGCGTATGTGCGACGTGGCGATCATCAACAAAGTGGACAGCGCATCGCCTGAAGACGTAGCGACCGTGAAGCATAATATCGAAAGGAACAATCCCGGCGCACTGATCATCGAAGCGAATTCGGAGGTGACCGTGGACGAACCGGACGCCATACGCGGCAAACGGGTTCTGGTAATTGAAGACGGTCCCACGCTGACGCACGGCGAAATGAAATACGGCGCAGGCATGATCGCGGCACAACGATTCGGTGCGGCAGACATGGTGGACCCGAGACCGTACCTGAAAGGGACGCTGAAACAGACCTTCGAGACGTACCCGGATATCGGTCCGCTGCTTCCGGCCATGGGCTACAGTAAACAACAGGTGCGGGATCTGGAGGCGACAATCAACGCCACGGACTGCGACGTCGTCATCTCCGCGACTCCGATAGACATAACCGGGCTGCTCAAGGTCGAAAAACCACTGGTGCGCGTCCACTATCGGTACAGGGACAATTCAAGCCCGACACTTGAGACGGTGTTGCGGGAACAGTTCGGCTAG
- a CDS encoding FCD domain-containing protein, whose amino-acid sequence MAFKVSKLKHNRRFQHVVHEIEAAILTGDLCPGDQLPPELELKEMFGVGRGTLREALRVLEEKGLIVIRAGASGGAFVQEADATKLSQQLELFVQARSISIDHVQQFREIIEPEAASLAAQHAAQHGAQPLLDALAIAEKAFADDNPDGVIEGDTAVHVAIAELTGNPLLIAVLKMVHENIFSLSPDYTLEGEDTPKENLEDLRVIVDAVAKGDAGEAERLALDHVRKFHAHMPAAKGEKT is encoded by the coding sequence ATGGCATTCAAAGTAAGCAAGCTCAAGCATAATCGTCGTTTTCAACACGTGGTCCACGAAATCGAGGCCGCCATCCTTACCGGCGACCTGTGTCCCGGAGACCAACTTCCGCCCGAACTGGAACTCAAGGAAATGTTCGGGGTCGGCCGGGGCACCCTGCGCGAAGCGCTTCGCGTGCTCGAAGAAAAGGGACTCATCGTCATCAGGGCCGGAGCCTCGGGCGGAGCCTTTGTTCAGGAAGCGGACGCGACCAAACTGTCCCAGCAGCTCGAACTGTTCGTGCAGGCGCGGTCCATCTCCATCGACCACGTCCAGCAGTTTCGTGAAATCATCGAGCCGGAAGCCGCATCCCTCGCAGCGCAACACGCAGCCCAGCATGGCGCGCAACCGCTCCTCGACGCCCTCGCCATCGCAGAGAAAGCCTTTGCCGACGACAACCCGGACGGCGTCATCGAAGGCGACACCGCCGTGCATGTCGCCATTGCCGAACTCACGGGCAACCCATTGCTCATCGCCGTGCTCAAGATGGTGCATGAAAACATTTTCAGCCTCAGCCCGGACTACACGCTTGAGGGCGAAGACACGCCCAAGGAAAATCTGGAAGACCTGCGAGTCATCGTCGACGCCGTCGCCAAGGGCGATGCCGGTGAAGCCGAACGGCTCGCACTCGATCATGTACGTAAATTCCACGCCCACATGCCAGCGGCAAAAGGAGAGAAAACATGA
- a CDS encoding VOC family protein — MVKYTGINHLAMATGDMDATIRFWRDLLGMRLVTGLGHPGYRHYFFEISDHDMIAFFEWPETEPLEQKDHGVPVAGPFAFDHVSFEVADEDDLWELRDRLGAADIWCSEVVDHGFIRSIYTFDPNNIAIEFSAPVPGVDVRKTPVMADTDPCREARKGPAQQAGVWPKVTHPTPDNERESYEGEGSRILAMLKKKGHGWK, encoded by the coding sequence ATGGTCAAATACACCGGCATCAATCACCTCGCCATGGCCACAGGGGACATGGACGCGACCATCCGGTTCTGGCGGGACCTCCTCGGCATGCGGCTGGTGACCGGCCTCGGTCATCCCGGATACCGCCACTACTTTTTCGAGATTTCCGATCACGACATGATCGCGTTTTTCGAATGGCCGGAAACCGAACCGCTTGAGCAAAAGGACCACGGCGTCCCGGTCGCGGGACCATTCGCCTTTGACCATGTCTCGTTTGAGGTGGCGGATGAAGACGACCTCTGGGAACTGCGGGACCGGCTCGGTGCCGCCGACATCTGGTGTTCAGAAGTCGTGGACCACGGATTCATCCGGTCCATTTACACGTTCGATCCCAACAACATCGCCATTGAATTCAGCGCGCCCGTTCCCGGTGTGGATGTCCGCAAGACACCGGTCATGGCCGACACCGATCCCTGTCGCGAAGCACGAAAGGGACCTGCCCAGCAGGCCGGAGTCTGGCCGAAGGTAACGCACCCCACCCCGGACAACGAGCGGGAAAGCTATGAGGGTGAGGGAAGCCGGATTCTCGCCATGCTCAAGAAAAAAGGACACGGCTGGAAGTAA
- a CDS encoding queuosine precursor transporter, whose protein sequence is MNSFERKAYALLLSLFVCGLISAAVISSKIIMVFGLAVPAGVLAYSLTFVVSDVISEIWGKKVAGEAVTCGFVALVAVTLLTGLSVYWPGAPFWQNQEAFASVIGSTPRIVAASLLAYFVSQQHDIWLFHLLKDRTNGRALWLRNNLSTMLSQLIDSTIFVTVAFYGVLPVGEIIFGQWLVKLAIAALDTPVVYALVATLRGKVRPAAV, encoded by the coding sequence ATGAATTCCTTCGAACGCAAGGCTTATGCCTTGCTGCTCAGCCTGTTCGTCTGCGGGCTGATTTCCGCTGCCGTCATTTCCAGTAAAATCATCATGGTCTTCGGACTAGCCGTGCCCGCCGGGGTGCTGGCCTATTCCCTGACTTTCGTCGTGTCCGACGTCATCAGCGAGATATGGGGCAAAAAGGTCGCCGGAGAAGCCGTGACCTGCGGTTTCGTGGCGCTGGTAGCCGTCACCCTGCTGACCGGCCTTTCCGTGTACTGGCCCGGAGCGCCGTTCTGGCAGAACCAAGAAGCTTTCGCTTCAGTCATCGGCAGCACGCCGCGTATCGTGGCGGCCTCGCTGCTCGCCTACTTCGTCAGCCAGCAGCACGACATCTGGCTGTTCCACCTGCTCAAGGACCGCACGAACGGACGCGCCCTGTGGCTCAGAAACAACCTGTCCACCATGCTGTCGCAACTCATCGACTCCACCATTTTCGTCACCGTGGCCTTTTACGGCGTCCTGCCCGTGGGTGAAATCATTTTCGGCCAGTGGCTGGTAAAACTCGCCATCGCGGCCCTCGACACACCGGTCGTGTACGCGCTCGTCGCCACACTGCGGGGCAAGGTCCGGCCTGCCGCCGTGTAA
- the rocD gene encoding ornithine--oxo-acid transaminase, whose amino-acid sequence MSSNEYILLEDEFGAHNYKPLDVVIERGDGIWVWDVDGKKYMDCLSAYSAVNQGHCNPRIMNAMVEQAKKLTLTSRAFRNDQLGPLYKELCDLTNSHKVLPMNSGAEAVETAIKAVRKWGYQIKGVPEDKAEIIVCRNNFHGRTITIISFSTDPTSTTGFGPFTPGFKVVEFGDADALEAAITDNTVAFLVEPIQGEAGVIIPPDGYLKDVRRICDEKGIVLIFDEIQTGLGRTGKLLAEEHENVEADLTLIGKALSGGFYPVSAVLSNTEVLGVLKPGEHGSTFGGNPLACAVARTALKVLTEDNLIQNAAEMGAYFMEGLREIDNPKIKEVRGRGLLIGVEFHKNTGGARQYCEKLKEAGLLCKETHETIIRFAPPLVITKDDIDWALERIAPILGE is encoded by the coding sequence ATGAGTTCCAATGAGTACATCCTGCTTGAAGATGAATTCGGAGCACACAACTACAAACCCCTCGATGTCGTCATTGAACGCGGTGACGGCATCTGGGTCTGGGACGTTGACGGCAAAAAATACATGGACTGCCTGTCCGCCTATTCAGCCGTCAATCAGGGGCACTGCAACCCGCGCATCATGAACGCCATGGTCGAACAGGCCAAAAAACTCACCCTCACCTCCCGCGCCTTCCGCAACGATCAGCTCGGCCCGCTCTACAAAGAACTCTGCGACCTCACCAATTCCCACAAGGTCCTGCCCATGAACTCCGGGGCCGAAGCCGTCGAGACCGCCATCAAGGCCGTCAGAAAGTGGGGCTACCAGATCAAGGGAGTCCCCGAGGACAAGGCGGAAATCATTGTCTGCCGCAACAATTTTCACGGCCGCACCATCACCATCATCTCCTTTTCCACCGATCCGACATCCACCACCGGCTTCGGCCCGTTCACGCCCGGATTCAAAGTCGTCGAATTCGGTGACGCCGATGCGCTCGAAGCCGCCATCACTGACAACACCGTGGCCTTTCTCGTCGAGCCGATCCAGGGTGAAGCAGGTGTCATCATCCCGCCCGACGGCTACCTCAAGGACGTCCGCCGCATCTGCGACGAAAAAGGCATCGTCCTCATATTCGACGAAATCCAGACCGGTCTCGGACGCACTGGCAAGCTGCTCGCCGAAGAACACGAAAACGTCGAAGCCGACCTCACGCTCATCGGCAAGGCGCTGTCCGGCGGTTTCTACCCCGTCTCCGCGGTCCTCTCCAACACCGAAGTCCTCGGCGTGCTCAAGCCGGGTGAACACGGCTCCACCTTCGGCGGCAACCCGCTCGCCTGCGCCGTGGCCCGCACCGCCCTCAAAGTCCTGACCGAAGATAACCTCATCCAGAATGCCGCAGAAATGGGCGCGTATTTCATGGAAGGACTGAGGGAAATCGACAACCCGAAAATCAAGGAAGTACGCGGACGCGGACTGCTCATCGGTGTCGAGTTCCACAAAAACACCGGCGGCGCACGCCAGTATTGTGAAAAGCTCAAGGAAGCCGGATTGCTCTGCAAGGAAACGCACGAGACCATCATCCGGTTCGCACCGCCGCTCGTCATCACCAAGGACGACATCGACTGGGCGCTTGAGCGGATTGCGCCCATTTTGGGAGAGTAA
- the queF gene encoding preQ(1) synthase, whose protein sequence is MSKSQDRTGHLKSLGKGGQTEYRMDSPGTDILEAFPNNYPGRPYIVSISFPEYTSLCPMTGQPDFGTIVMEYIPNEKVVESKSFKLYMFAYRNHKSFMETLTNTMLDDFVEVLDPLWCRVKGIFAPRGATDLHVFAEHFKKDSPQYEDVREIVSEWKREARKHEA, encoded by the coding sequence ATGTCGAAAAGTCAGGACAGGACCGGTCACCTGAAATCATTGGGCAAGGGCGGTCAGACCGAGTACCGGATGGATTCCCCGGGCACGGATATTCTTGAGGCGTTCCCCAACAATTATCCGGGGCGTCCGTATATCGTCAGCATTTCATTTCCGGAATACACGTCACTGTGCCCCATGACGGGCCAGCCGGATTTCGGCACCATCGTCATGGAATACATTCCCAACGAGAAGGTCGTCGAATCCAAGAGCTTCAAGCTCTACATGTTCGCCTACCGCAACCACAAATCGTTCATGGAAACGCTGACCAATACCATGCTCGACGATTTCGTCGAGGTCCTCGATCCCCTGTGGTGCCGGGTGAAGGGCATCTTCGCTCCGCGCGGAGCCACGGACCTGCATGTGTTTGCAGAACATTTCAAAAAGGATTCCCCTCAGTACGAAGACGTCAGGGAAATCGTTTCGGAATGGAAACGCGAAGCACGCAAGCACGAAGCATAG
- a CDS encoding cache domain-containing protein, with protein MKKLVLTVCAVLLIALPAFGDCDGSAKSMVAKGLAHIAEVGPEQAASDFMTPGGAFIEGDTYLLFYKYDGTCLALGARPEIAGKNRWDVHDPDGVYQIREMVKNAKAGGGWVKYKYANPKTGKVQFKKTWVQPVPDMDAFVGCGVYY; from the coding sequence GTGAAAAAGCTGGTCCTGACTGTTTGTGCCGTACTGCTGATCGCGCTCCCCGCGTTCGGGGATTGCGACGGTTCCGCGAAATCCATGGTAGCCAAAGGGCTCGCGCATATTGCGGAAGTCGGCCCGGAACAGGCTGCCTCCGACTTCATGACTCCGGGCGGAGCGTTCATCGAAGGCGATACGTATCTTCTTTTCTACAAGTACGACGGAACCTGCCTCGCTCTCGGGGCCAGACCGGAAATCGCAGGTAAAAACCGTTGGGATGTTCATGACCCGGACGGCGTGTATCAGATTCGTGAAATGGTGAAAAATGCCAAAGCAGGCGGCGGTTGGGTGAAATACAAATACGCCAACCCGAAAACAGGCAAGGTCCAGTTCAAGAAGACATGGGTGCAGCCCGTGCCGGATATGGACGCCTTTGTGGGCTGTGGTGTGTATTACTAA
- a CDS encoding PAS domain S-box protein — MTSDTRKTKAELLKEIGRLRKMVESDTNRRFFESAPLPYQSLDAEGCVLDVNKAWLELLGYRREQILGRWFGEFLTPESQEIFRQRFCVFLAEGEVNHADFTALRQDGVQVHVSAEGRIVYDADGNFRQTQCILYDISEQRRVVEVLASSEQRFRGLFESSLDGIVYTNDFGSILNANRAFCSMIGFSVDELLGRHIRDITPDEYHEVEWNIVRMEVGDKGYSREYGKEFFHAKGHRIPVTVRVWLNRDERGNTAGMWCMARDLSREKTAELLAAKSNARYQLLAENTEDVIWSLDNDFRYTYISPSVTRLRGYRPEELVGTSICDSIMKESQGILATSNVVAFEADAQTNPEKALRIELELLCKDGGTVWVESLVKMMFDDAGNRSGFVGSTRDITDRKRTEEELANSERNYRNIFEHSVEGLYQSTPDGRFVSVNPTLALLLDYESPQAVIDSIHEIATEFYYSQGDRKAMVTALERDDEVRDFEVRIRRRDGSIIWVTENARLIRDEDGVPVMYEGSIVDISKRKRTEAALLRSEKLLNEVQRLSLTGGWESNIATGEVYWTESQYRIFGLTPGEPIRGHLNFMEKNVIQDDHREFLRAWNRALESRQRGQIEFRAHRADGSLGVYQSVIIPDVDKSGEVVRIYGSTRDVTLEKEAEQELVSSHERLLNILDGMDADIYVSSLDGHDILFINKYMRENFGTPAPGVKCHEIFRGEKNRCSHCPKPELIDSEGNPMPTIIRERPNPLTGKWYLNHDRAIRWLEGKLVHMHMAADITELKELEQELVSAMARAEAASLAKNEFLANMSHEIRTPLNGLLGMMQLLQLSSLVEEQREYVDIALDSGRNLLQILNDILDLSKVESGKLELEEEEIELGEVLDSVVSVFRHSAESRGLRMTWSVDEKLPVYFLSDKGRLRQILFNLIGNAAKFTESGSVTVEAGILSTPMKDGRMRVFFSVTDTGIGIPEEKIDRIFDPFTQVDGSSTRKYQGTGLGLGIVQRLVGLMDGSITVSSESGKGTTIGFTIAASQPSLAAEMAVRAPETDTVVPLNILVAEDERVNQAVIKRLLGKIGHTVVCVDNGAKALDMLGKAKFDCVLMDIQMPELDGMEATRAIRESLGLDVPVIALTAHAMKGDRKRFLEAGMDGYIAKPFDMIELVSELHRVVGSPREV, encoded by the coding sequence ATGACATCTGATACCCGCAAGACAAAAGCCGAACTTCTCAAGGAAATCGGGCGGCTGCGAAAAATGGTCGAAAGCGACACAAACCGTCGTTTTTTCGAATCCGCTCCGCTGCCGTATCAGTCGCTTGATGCCGAAGGATGCGTCCTTGATGTCAACAAGGCGTGGTTGGAGCTTTTGGGTTACCGCCGGGAACAGATTCTCGGGCGATGGTTTGGAGAGTTCCTGACACCGGAATCGCAAGAGATATTTCGGCAAAGATTCTGTGTTTTCCTTGCCGAAGGCGAGGTGAATCATGCCGATTTTACCGCACTTCGGCAGGATGGAGTGCAGGTCCATGTCAGCGCAGAAGGCCGTATTGTTTATGATGCTGACGGCAACTTTCGGCAGACCCAGTGCATTTTATACGACATCTCGGAACAGCGCCGTGTCGTGGAGGTGCTGGCCTCAAGCGAGCAGCGTTTTCGGGGGCTGTTCGAATCCAGTCTCGACGGCATCGTGTATACGAATGATTTCGGTTCGATCCTGAATGCCAACCGCGCGTTTTGTTCCATGATAGGATTCTCGGTAGATGAACTGCTGGGCAGGCATATTCGTGACATCACTCCGGATGAGTATCATGAAGTAGAGTGGAATATCGTTCGGATGGAAGTCGGCGACAAGGGGTATTCCCGTGAATACGGGAAGGAGTTCTTTCATGCAAAAGGACACCGGATTCCTGTAACCGTGCGTGTCTGGCTCAACCGGGACGAACGCGGCAATACAGCCGGAATGTGGTGCATGGCCCGTGATCTGAGTAGGGAGAAGACCGCCGAGCTGCTCGCTGCCAAGTCAAACGCGCGGTATCAGTTGTTGGCCGAAAATACGGAAGACGTCATCTGGTCTCTGGATAACGATTTCAGGTATACGTATATCAGCCCATCCGTTACCAGACTGCGGGGATATCGTCCGGAAGAATTGGTCGGGACCAGTATATGTGATTCCATCATGAAGGAGTCTCAGGGGATTCTGGCAACGTCAAATGTCGTGGCGTTTGAGGCGGACGCCCAGACCAACCCGGAAAAGGCGTTACGTATCGAGTTGGAGCTTCTATGCAAGGACGGTGGGACTGTCTGGGTGGAGTCGCTGGTCAAGATGATGTTTGACGACGCAGGGAATCGGAGCGGCTTCGTCGGTTCGACCCGTGATATTACCGATCGCAAACGGACCGAAGAGGAGTTGGCCAATAGCGAACGAAACTACCGCAATATTTTTGAGCACTCGGTGGAAGGTTTGTACCAGTCTACTCCCGACGGGCGTTTTGTCAGCGTCAATCCGACTCTGGCCCTTTTGCTGGACTATGAGTCCCCACAGGCGGTCATTGACTCGATTCATGAGATTGCCACAGAGTTCTATTATTCTCAGGGTGATCGGAAAGCGATGGTCACGGCCCTTGAGCGGGATGACGAGGTCCGTGATTTCGAGGTTCGCATCAGGCGTCGGGACGGGAGTATCATCTGGGTCACGGAGAACGCTCGCCTTATTCGTGATGAGGACGGCGTCCCTGTCATGTACGAAGGCAGTATCGTCGACATCTCCAAGCGCAAACGGACCGAGGCCGCGCTGTTGCGAAGCGAAAAGCTGCTCAATGAAGTGCAGCGGCTCAGCCTGACCGGCGGATGGGAAAGCAATATTGCGACCGGAGAGGTCTACTGGACCGAGTCCCAGTACCGTATTTTCGGATTGACTCCGGGAGAGCCTATCCGTGGGCATCTGAATTTCATGGAAAAAAATGTCATTCAAGATGATCATCGCGAGTTTCTCCGGGCTTGGAACCGGGCACTTGAGTCCCGGCAGCGAGGTCAGATCGAGTTCCGCGCCCATCGTGCAGACGGAAGTTTGGGAGTGTATCAGTCTGTCATCATCCCGGATGTCGACAAAAGCGGCGAGGTTGTCCGCATTTACGGTTCCACTCGCGACGTGACACTTGAGAAAGAGGCCGAGCAGGAACTGGTTTCCTCTCATGAACGCCTGCTGAACATTCTGGACGGTATGGATGCGGATATTTACGTCTCAAGCCTTGATGGGCACGATATCCTGTTTATCAACAAGTATATGCGAGAGAATTTCGGCACGCCTGCGCCCGGGGTCAAATGTCATGAAATCTTTCGTGGCGAGAAGAACCGATGCTCGCATTGCCCCAAGCCGGAGTTGATCGACAGCGAGGGCAACCCCATGCCCACCATTATCCGTGAGCGTCCCAATCCGTTGACCGGGAAATGGTATCTCAACCATGACCGCGCGATTCGGTGGCTGGAGGGGAAGCTTGTTCACATGCATATGGCCGCCGACATTACCGAGCTCAAGGAACTGGAGCAGGAGTTGGTTTCTGCCATGGCCCGTGCCGAGGCCGCCAGTCTCGCCAAGAACGAATTCCTTGCCAACATGAGTCATGAGATCCGTACTCCGCTGAACGGTTTGCTCGGCATGATGCAGTTGCTGCAACTTTCCAGCCTTGTGGAAGAGCAGCGCGAGTATGTGGATATCGCCTTGGATTCCGGGCGAAACTTGCTTCAGATTCTCAATGATATTCTCGATCTTTCCAAGGTCGAATCCGGCAAGCTTGAACTGGAAGAGGAAGAGATTGAACTCGGAGAAGTGCTGGACTCGGTGGTATCCGTTTTCCGGCATTCGGCTGAATCACGCGGATTGCGGATGACATGGTCTGTTGACGAAAAGCTGCCAGTGTACTTCCTTTCGGACAAGGGGCGGCTCCGGCAGATTCTTTTCAATCTGATAGGCAATGCGGCCAAATTCACGGAATCAGGCAGCGTTACTGTGGAAGCAGGCATTTTGTCGACGCCGATGAAAGATGGACGAATGCGTGTCTTTTTTTCCGTGACCGATACCGGGATCGGTATCCCGGAAGAGAAGATCGACCGTATTTTCGATCCGTTCACTCAGGTGGACGGGTCTTCGACTCGCAAATATCAGGGCACCGGTCTCGGGCTTGGTATTGTTCAACGCCTTGTGGGGCTTATGGACGGTTCCATCACCGTTTCAAGCGAGAGTGGGAAAGGGACGACAATCGGTTTCACCATAGCGGCTTCGCAGCCTTCGTTGGCAGCAGAGATGGCGGTGCGTGCTCCTGAAACCGATACCGTGGTACCGCTCAATATCCTTGTCGCCGAAGACGAACGCGTCAATCAGGCGGTCATAAAAAGGTTGCTCGGAAAGATCGGGCATACTGTCGTCTGCGTTGACAACGGGGCAAAGGCTCTGGATATGCTCGGGAAGGCGAAGTTCGATTGCGTGCTCATGGATATTCAGATGCCGGAACTTGACGGGATGGAAGCCACCCGTGCCATCCGCGAATCGCTCGGGCTTGATGTACCGGTCATCGCCCTGACCGCTCACGCCATGAAGGGAGACCGCAAGCGGTTCCTTGAGGCTGGAATGGATGGGTACATCGCCAAGCCCTTTGACATGATCGAGCTTGTTTCGGAATTGCACCGAGTGGTGGGCAGCCCCCGCGAGGTCTGA
- the selD gene encoding selenide, water dikinase SelD, which translates to MTKLKLVSTVKAAGUAAKIAPGDLEQALSGVKVRDDDRVLAGGPGDNEDSVILSFPAGAALVQTVDFFTPTVNDPYKFGRIAAANALSDVYAMGGRPWSTMNIVCFPMKALPGYVLTEVLRGGKDTVEEAGAVPSGGHSVEDDELKYGLAVSGTVNPNCFASNRGVKPGDELLLTKPIGTGVLATAVKGEMPGSEEMEETLFQICGRLNKAGGEVIETLGLTGATDITGFGLGGHLIELAEASRVHIELRMNAVPLIDGALDLAGMGMLPAGSICNRNHYKSKTNLAAGLDPIRSDLMFDAQTSGGLILAVPPEKLDKAVSMLEAAGDLAAHVGTARALADNDLPISII; encoded by the coding sequence ATGACGAAGCTGAAACTCGTGAGCACAGTCAAAGCGGCTGGTTGAGCCGCCAAGATCGCTCCGGGGGACCTGGAGCAGGCGCTGTCGGGCGTGAAGGTCCGAGATGATGACCGCGTGTTGGCCGGAGGACCGGGCGACAACGAGGACTCTGTCATATTGTCTTTTCCCGCAGGGGCAGCTCTCGTCCAAACCGTTGATTTCTTTACTCCTACCGTCAACGACCCGTACAAATTCGGGCGCATCGCAGCAGCAAACGCCCTGTCCGACGTCTACGCCATGGGTGGTCGCCCGTGGTCGACGATGAACATTGTCTGTTTTCCCATGAAAGCCCTGCCCGGATATGTCCTGACCGAAGTGCTTCGCGGCGGCAAGGACACCGTGGAAGAGGCCGGAGCCGTGCCGTCCGGCGGCCACAGTGTGGAAGACGATGAACTCAAGTACGGACTGGCTGTTTCCGGGACCGTGAATCCCAACTGTTTCGCATCCAACCGTGGAGTGAAACCGGGTGACGAACTGCTGCTCACCAAACCCATCGGCACGGGCGTGCTTGCCACGGCGGTCAAGGGCGAAATGCCCGGTTCGGAAGAAATGGAAGAAACACTTTTCCAGATCTGCGGACGACTCAACAAAGCGGGCGGGGAAGTCATTGAAACACTCGGCCTGACCGGTGCAACCGATATCACGGGATTCGGGCTGGGCGGCCACCTTATCGAACTGGCCGAGGCAAGCCGGGTGCATATCGAACTACGCATGAACGCCGTGCCGCTCATCGACGGCGCGCTGGACCTCGCAGGCATGGGCATGCTACCCGCCGGTTCCATCTGCAACCGCAATCACTACAAGTCCAAGACGAACCTCGCAGCGGGCCTCGACCCCATCCGCTCGGACCTCATGTTCGACGCGCAGACGTCAGGCGGCCTGATACTGGCCGTACCGCCGGAAAAACTCGATAAAGCCGTGAGCATGCTTGAAGCCGCAGGCGATCTCGCAGCGCATGTGGGCACGGCACGGGCTTTGGCAGATAACGACCTGCCCATCTCCATTATTTAG